In Daucus carota subsp. sativus chromosome 4, DH1 v3.0, whole genome shotgun sequence, one DNA window encodes the following:
- the LOC108219550 gene encoding leucine-rich repeat receptor-like protein kinase PXC1, with product MDLLHTLSLLSLLISLPLSSLSDDTAALSLFRSTTDTHGALLANWTLTSSTSTACSASWRGVNCTNNRVIALKLPSLNLRGSLDSLASLDQLRFLDLADNRLNGSISALTNCTNLKLVYLSNNDLSGEIPAEISSLRRIARLDLSDNNLNGVLPDEFPARLLTLRLDNNELSGTIPSSLDSIPKLKQLNLSNNLLYGQIPENLLGKFGNESFSGNEGLCGASPFPDCSSVHVPPPAASNRTVASSPTLSSKRSKRKGLSPGAVVAIVIASAVVIVVVIYIIVACYCGRYSRDSNLGSESGRKRSSYGSEKKVFASDGGGDSDGTNSTDKSKLVFFERKKQFELEDLLKASAEMLGKGSLGTVYKAVLDDGIAVAVKRLKDANPCGRKEFERYMDVIGRLKHANVVRLRAFYYAKEEKLLVYDYLPNGSLHYLLHGNRGPGRIPLDWTTRVSLVLGAARGLARVHEEYETARIPHGNVKSSNVLLDKNGVACISDFGLALLLNPVHATTRLGGYRAPEQVEVKRLSQKADVYSFGVLLLEVLTGRAPSKFPSPSSGNPVAEEEEQAVDLPKWVQSVVRDEWTAEVFDQELLRYKNIEEELVAMLHVAMACVVTQPEKRPSMSEVAKLIEEIRVEQSPLGEDYDESRNSLSPSAATTEG from the exons ATGGACCTTCTTCACaccctctctctcctctctctcctcaTCTCTCTCCCACTCTCGTCTCTCTCCGATGACACCgccgctctctctctcttccgCTCCACCACCGACACACACGGCGCACTTCTCGCCAACTGGACCCTCACTTCATCCACTTCCACCGCTTGCTCGGCCTCCTGGCGTGGCGTCAACTGCACGAACAACCGTGTCATTGCTCTTAAACTCCCCTCTCTCAATCTCCGCGGCTCTCTCGACTCTCTCGCCTCTCTCGATCAGCTTCGCTTTCTCGATCTCGCTGATAATCGCCTCAATGGCTCTATTTCCGCGTTAACTAATTGTACTAATTTAAAACTTGTGTATCTCTCTAATAATGATCTCTCCGGGGAGATTCCGGCGGAAATTTCGTCTCTTCGGAGAATTGCGCGGTTAGATTTATCTGATAATAATTTAAACGGAGTTCTGCCTGATGAATTTCCAGCTCGGTTGCTCACTCTCCGCCTCGACAATAACGAACTCTCCGGTACAATTCCTTCGTCTCTCGACTCAATTCCGAAGCTTAAGCAGCTTAATTTATCGAATAATTTGTTGTACGGTCAAATACCTGAAAATCTTCTCGGAAAATTCGGGAATGAGAGTTTTTCCGGTAATGAAGGCTTATGTGGCGCCTCTCCGTTTCCTGATTGTTCTAGTGTTCATGTACCTCCACCTGCTGCTTCTAATCGGACTGTCGCATCATCTCCGACATTGTCTAGTAAAAGATCGAAGCGGAAAGGCCTTAGTCCTGGCGCTGTAGTGGCAATTGTGATTGCAAGTGCGGTTGTGATAGTAGTGGTTATCTATATTATAGTTGCTTGTTACTGTGGAAGATACTCGAGAGACTCGAATTTAGGGAGCGAGAGTGGGAGGAAGAGGAGTAGTTATGGGAGTGAGAAGAAAGTTTTTGCGAGTGATGGAGGTGGGGATAGTGATGGAACAAATTCTACTGATAAGAGTAAGCTTGTGTTTTTCGAAAGGAAGAAGCAATTTGAGCTTGAGGATTTGTTAAAAGCCTCTGCGGAGATGCTTGGGAAAGGGAGTCTGGGGACTGTTTACAAGGCTGTGCTTGATGATGGTATTGCTGTGGCTGTGAAGAGATTGAAAGATGCTAATCCTTGTGGGAGGAAAGAGTTTGAGCGGTATATGGATGTTATTGGGAGGCTAAAGCACGCGAATGTTGTTAGACTAAGAGCTTTTTATTATGCTAAAGAAGAGAAGCTTCTTGTTTATGATTATCTCCCAAATGGAAGCTTACACTATCTACTTCATG GGAATCGAGGGCCTGGAAGAATTCCATTAGATTGGACTACAAGAGTCAGCTTGGTCTTGGGAGCTGCTCGTGGGCTTGCTCGTGTTCATGAGGAGTACGAGACTGCGAGAATTCCTCATGGAAATGTGAAATCATCGAATGTTTTGCTGGATAAGAATGGTGTTGCTTGCATATCTGATTTTGGGCTAGCATTGCTTTTGAATCCTGTACATGCTACAACAAGGCTGGGTGGATATAGGGCACCTGAGCAAGTTGAAGTCAAGAGACTTTCACAAAAAGCAGATGTTTACAGTTTTGGTGTTTTGTTACTGGAGGTGCTCACAGGAAGAGCTCCATCCAAATTTCCGTCTCCAAGTTCAGGTAATCCTGTAGCTGAGGAGGAGGAGCAAGCTGTGGATCTTCCTAAATGGGTGCAGTCAGTGGTGAGGGATGAGTGGACTGCTGAAGTGTTTGATCAGGAATTGTTGAGGTACAAGAACATTGAAGAAGAGCTTGTTGCAATGCTTCATGTGGCGATGGCTTGTGTTGTTACACAACCGGAAAAGAGGCCTTCCATGTCAGAAGTGGCGAAACTGATTGAAGAAATCAGGGTGGAGCAGTCTCCCTTAGGAGAAGATTATGACGAGTCACGCAACTCGCTCTCACCTTCAGCTGCTACTACTGAAGGCTGA